The following are from one region of the Streptomyces decoyicus genome:
- a CDS encoding GAF domain-containing protein: MSDRAIDSAIWSAQDNRATARRLATVHEAVLAGEAPPGDSSGAPRAVIGESWRRVLVSGVDPDRDRPQILLPVAELERRRQMSQLAAVLPVLNEGLLPSADAAQQIMVVTDAEGRVLWREGSAPVRRMADRLGFDKGADWTEDVVGTNAIGTALVARRPVLVHSAEHFVRSHQQWTCAAAPLHDPRDGRLLGTVDISGPAPSFHPTTLSLVSAVARLAEGELRSRHHLSLEQLRSSAAPVLARIGGQALAVDPSGWVAGVTGLTPQDRVALPKSPEAGPLWLPRYGMCTLEPLPGGWLVRVGRQEQGAGPSRVVLDVSGRDGSTVTVSGPAGSWSHELTPRHAELLFVLAAHPQGRSAAELARDLFGDESRTVTVRAELSRLRRHLASVLAHRPYRFADGVEVELRLPPRPAQLLPQSSAPAVGAARRG; the protein is encoded by the coding sequence GTGAGCGACAGAGCGATCGACAGTGCCATCTGGTCGGCCCAGGACAACCGCGCCACCGCACGCCGCCTCGCCACGGTCCACGAGGCGGTGCTCGCGGGCGAGGCCCCGCCCGGCGATTCCTCCGGCGCGCCCCGCGCGGTGATCGGTGAATCCTGGCGCCGGGTGCTGGTATCGGGCGTCGACCCGGACCGGGACCGGCCCCAAATCCTGTTGCCCGTGGCGGAGTTGGAACGCCGTCGGCAGATGTCGCAGCTGGCGGCGGTGCTGCCGGTGCTCAACGAGGGGCTGCTGCCCTCCGCCGACGCCGCGCAGCAGATCATGGTCGTCACCGACGCCGAGGGCCGGGTGCTGTGGCGGGAGGGCAGCGCGCCGGTGCGGCGGATGGCCGACCGGCTCGGCTTCGACAAGGGGGCCGACTGGACGGAGGACGTCGTCGGCACCAACGCCATCGGCACCGCGCTGGTGGCCCGCCGGCCGGTGCTGGTGCACTCCGCGGAGCATTTCGTCCGCAGCCACCAGCAGTGGACGTGCGCCGCGGCGCCGCTCCACGACCCGCGCGACGGGCGCCTGTTGGGCACGGTGGACATCAGTGGTCCGGCGCCCTCCTTCCACCCCACGACGCTCTCGCTGGTGTCCGCGGTCGCCCGGCTCGCCGAGGGTGAGCTGCGCAGCCGCCATCACCTGTCCCTGGAACAGCTGCGGTCGAGCGCGGCGCCGGTGCTGGCGCGGATCGGCGGGCAGGCACTGGCCGTGGACCCGAGCGGCTGGGTCGCGGGGGTGACCGGCCTGACGCCGCAGGACCGGGTGGCGCTGCCCAAGTCGCCCGAGGCCGGGCCGCTGTGGCTGCCGCGGTACGGCATGTGCACCCTGGAGCCGCTGCCCGGCGGCTGGCTGGTCCGGGTCGGGCGGCAGGAGCAGGGCGCCGGGCCGAGCCGGGTGGTGCTGGACGTCAGCGGCCGGGACGGCTCGACGGTCACCGTCAGCGGGCCGGCCGGCAGCTGGTCGCACGAGCTGACCCCGCGCCATGCCGAGCTGCTGTTCGTCCTCGCCGCGCATCCGCAGGGGCGCAGCGCCGCCGAACTCGCCCGGGACCTCTTCGGCGACGAGAGCCGTACGGTCACGGTGCGGGCCGAACTGTCCCGGCTGCGCCGCCATCTCGCGAGTGTCCTGGCGCACCGGCCGTACCGCTTCGCGGACGGGGTGGAGGTGGAGCTCCGGCTGCCGCCGCGGCCGGCACAGCTGCTGCCGCAGTCGTCGGCCCCCGCGGTGGGGGCGGCGCGGCGGGGGTGA